Proteins found in one Desulfobotulus pelophilus genomic segment:
- a CDS encoding arylamine N-acetyltransferase family protein: MDTTAYLERINYVGSLLPTADTLRKLHVAHLLTVPFENLSIHWGEPIVLDDEALFEKVVMRRRGGFCYELNGLFASLLRALGFDVVMLAARVMNNRGEFGPEFDHMALMVTLAERWIADVGFGDSFREPLRLADRREQKQGQRAYRIGEDNGGRLILTERKESGEWKRQYGFSCESRVYSDYAEMCHHHQTSPESHFTQQRICSLATEEGRLTLSGMRLIITQDGERQEQELVKEEECDEVLRTHFGIGTSRKQGGQPTGEEKKSGLF; this comes from the coding sequence GTGGATACAACGGCTTATCTCGAACGTATTAATTATGTCGGGTCGCTTTTGCCAACTGCAGATACACTACGAAAGCTGCATGTGGCGCATTTGCTCACCGTACCCTTTGAAAACCTGAGTATTCACTGGGGGGAACCAATCGTCCTTGATGACGAAGCTCTTTTCGAAAAGGTGGTTATGAGAAGGCGTGGCGGCTTCTGCTACGAGTTGAATGGGTTATTCGCTTCTTTGCTGCGTGCTTTAGGGTTCGATGTCGTGATGCTTGCGGCTCGTGTCATGAATAATCGCGGAGAGTTCGGGCCTGAGTTCGACCACATGGCCTTGATGGTCACACTCGCGGAACGGTGGATTGCAGACGTTGGCTTTGGCGATTCATTCCGTGAGCCTCTGAGGCTGGCTGACCGGCGGGAACAGAAGCAGGGGCAGCGAGCTTACCGTATCGGGGAAGATAATGGTGGCCGTCTGATTCTGACCGAACGCAAGGAGAGTGGTGAGTGGAAGCGGCAATATGGCTTTAGCTGTGAGTCGCGCGTTTATAGTGATTATGCGGAGATGTGTCACCATCATCAGACCTCACCGGAGTCACACTTTACGCAGCAACGTATCTGCTCCTTAGCCACAGAGGAAGGCCGTTTGACTTTAAGTGGAATGCGGTTGATTATTACGCAAGATGGCGAACGGCAGGAACAAGAATTGGTGAAGGAGGAGGAATGCGACGAGGTACTTCGTACCCACTTTGGCATCGGAACCTCACGGAAACAGGGGGGACAGCCGACCGGAGAAGAAAAGAAGTCCGGCCTCTTTTAA
- the gatC gene encoding Asp-tRNA(Asn)/Glu-tRNA(Gln) amidotransferase subunit GatC — MRISAEEILHVAGLARLHMDEEDMDRMAGHLSAILAYVDTLKEVDTEGVAPMSHAVHLVNAMREDRVGEHLGVEAALSGTLERENGHFLVPKIVG, encoded by the coding sequence ATGAGGATTTCTGCAGAAGAAATTTTGCACGTGGCAGGGCTTGCCCGTTTGCATATGGATGAAGAAGATATGGACCGCATGGCCGGACACTTGAGTGCTATTCTTGCTTATGTGGATACCCTGAAAGAGGTGGATACGGAAGGCGTGGCACCCATGTCCCATGCAGTTCACCTTGTCAATGCCATGCGGGAGGATAGGGTGGGAGAGCACCTGGGTGTGGAAGCGGCCCTTTCCGGAACGCTGGAAAGGGAAAACGGTCATTTTCTGGTTCCTAAAATTGTGGGCTGA
- a CDS encoding LysE family translocator: protein MDVSLLGIFTTVALAHFLALLSPGPDFVLVVKSAVRNNGKNAVGIAMGIASANAIYIGLCLIGVGAILAASVPVMIVLKIVGGLFLMYLAIQAIRARKSSYSSFESGISPFSASDKTTFFKEFFIGFMSGMLNPKNLLFYLSLFTVVLTSEVGFTFKLALGVWMTAVVFFWDVAIIFFLSKRQIRSKFTKVVYYVDKVTGAILGVIGFTIVKSALIRQ, encoded by the coding sequence ATGGATGTCAGTTTACTGGGTATTTTCACTACGGTGGCATTAGCCCATTTTCTTGCGTTGTTAAGCCCGGGGCCGGATTTTGTCTTGGTTGTAAAAAGTGCCGTCAGGAATAATGGGAAAAATGCCGTGGGTATAGCAATGGGAATAGCTTCAGCGAATGCCATATACATTGGCCTGTGTCTGATAGGAGTAGGAGCAATTTTAGCGGCTTCCGTTCCTGTGATGATAGTACTGAAAATTGTTGGCGGGCTTTTTCTGATGTATCTGGCTATCCAGGCCATCAGGGCTCGGAAAAGTTCATACAGTAGTTTTGAATCAGGCATCTCACCTTTTTCCGCTTCGGATAAAACCACATTTTTCAAAGAGTTTTTTATTGGTTTTATGTCAGGTATGCTGAACCCTAAAAATCTTTTATTTTACCTAAGCTTATTTACTGTAGTGCTTACAAGCGAAGTTGGTTTTACTTTTAAGCTTGCCCTGGGCGTTTGGATGACGGCGGTTGTATTTTTCTGGGATGTGGCCATTATCTTTTTCCTCTCAAAACGCCAAATAAGAAGTAAATTCACTAAGGTCGTGTATTATGTGGATAAGGTTACGGGGGCCATACTGGGAGTTATTGGCTTTACCATCGTGAAGTCAGCTTTGATAAGACAGTAA
- a CDS encoding SPOR domain-containing protein, whose product MTRISEGSEKKDPRNTGGAGQIWDSYVFVLMVGVFMFVLGLLVGRGTAPVTFDIPRVDARLQELFAGKGAQEPLQTPELAFFEALKHGEDMTTEDLPRKTLRFDGEKVPMPTDSLPVEPVERVSAPAFSAEPAPRTVRELSPEPKPEKRVSPQESRQPSPALGDGSYTIQIAAVKRPEDAARLVQRFRDLGYAAYAVTGSDDEGGVWYRVRVGRFSGREAAQPVLDRLQNEQVRGFVLRAE is encoded by the coding sequence ATGACCCGGATTTCCGAGGGAAGTGAGAAAAAAGACCCCAGAAATACCGGGGGGGCAGGCCAGATATGGGACAGTTATGTTTTTGTCCTTATGGTGGGTGTTTTCATGTTTGTGCTGGGTCTTCTGGTGGGTAGGGGAACGGCTCCGGTAACGTTTGATATTCCACGGGTAGATGCCCGTCTTCAGGAACTCTTTGCAGGTAAAGGGGCGCAGGAACCTCTTCAGACACCGGAGCTGGCATTTTTTGAGGCTCTGAAGCATGGCGAAGACATGACAACGGAAGATTTACCCCGTAAAACTCTTCGGTTTGACGGGGAAAAGGTGCCTATGCCAACGGACTCTTTGCCTGTAGAACCGGTGGAGAGGGTTTCAGCGCCTGCGTTTTCTGCAGAGCCTGCCCCCCGGACCGTAAGGGAATTATCTCCAGAGCCGAAGCCTGAAAAAAGAGTGTCGCCACAGGAATCCAGACAGCCATCTCCTGCTTTGGGAGATGGATCCTATACCATTCAGATAGCTGCCGTAAAACGACCGGAAGATGCCGCACGTCTGGTGCAGAGATTCCGTGATCTGGGGTATGCCGCCTATGCCGTGACAGGAAGTGATGATGAAGGCGGGGTCTGGTACAGGGTCCGGGTGGGGCGTTTTTCCGGCCGTGAGGCTGCTCAGCCTGTTCTGGACCGTCTGCAAAACGAGCAGGTAAGGGGTTTTGTGCTGCGGGCGGAGTAG
- a CDS encoding helix-turn-helix transcriptional regulator produces the protein MMAGLSVAISTIWRWCKIGIFPKPRRFGQDGKLIGWCAEDIEGFKASIKNVSA, from the coding sequence GTGATGGCCGGATTGAGTGTAGCCATAAGCACTATCTGGCGATGGTGTAAGATTGGGATTTTCCCGAAGCCGAGAAGATTTGGTCAGGACGGCAAGCTTATAGGGTGGTGTGCTGAGGACATTGAAGGTTTTAAGGCATCCATCAAAAATGTTTCCGCCTAA
- a CDS encoding PilZ domain-containing protein — translation MNDEGEKGCKAGNDSTLAGVTQRLIRHILGLSFEERRRLLAHLEAVEGVPLKDQRKSPRILYSAEVDFLVDDRPFRGMILDISEEGARIAACDIPPAGAEVRMAFPLPGREHTYVRMTGIVVRDADMDFGVSFSKGLNPNLKRYDLKILGSSSLKKDL, via the coding sequence ATGAATGATGAAGGTGAAAAAGGGTGTAAGGCGGGCAATGATAGTACCTTGGCAGGTGTAACTCAGCGGCTGATACGGCATATATTGGGGCTGTCTTTTGAGGAGCGTCGGAGGCTTTTGGCTCACCTGGAGGCTGTTGAAGGGGTTCCGCTGAAAGACCAGAGAAAATCTCCCCGCATACTCTATTCCGCAGAGGTAGATTTTCTGGTGGATGACAGGCCTTTCAGGGGGATGATTCTGGATATCTCCGAAGAGGGAGCGCGGATTGCTGCCTGCGATATTCCGCCTGCTGGAGCGGAAGTCCGTATGGCTTTTCCACTTCCCGGCCGTGAGCATACCTATGTCCGCATGACCGGGATTGTTGTTCGTGATGCAGATATGGATTTTGGAGTTTCTTTCAGCAAAGGTCTTAACCCCAATCTTAAGCGTTATGACCTGAAGATTCTGGGTTCTTCGTCCCTGAAGAAGGATTTGTAG
- the mutL gene encoding DNA mismatch repair endonuclease MutL has translation MSKIRVMPDILSNKIAAGEVVERPASVVKELVENSLDAGSTSIEVAIEKGGLAGIRVSDNGHGMASDDALLSLERYATSKLTTDADLFSIRTLGFRGEALPSMASVSRFELVSRERGAVSGVRVLVEGGRILDVAEAGAAPGTVVSVKRLFFNVPARRKFLKTESTEMGHIADTLLSVSLGFPDVQFRLLHNGRVLRHLPGGGSFIRAVDVLGKEVESRLFPVEQAGAGIRVRGWVASPDISRSSTQRIYLYVNGRYVRDRSVYKALFEGYKGRMMTGRYPVAVLFLEVDPARVDVNVHPTKHEVRFSDGRSVWAAVRDGVASALSMEDRRKWQTPSLLSRRESLEEMRSIVASHGNPFLLQKEEVAGEEPSEEKISQADGGSVSRDEIRMMSVQKGSEPSMNAARVEERTHDGGKEGRTDRDLPLPPVSFRAERKSRLLSGSMQRESLFDKNGFYAELKVIGQLHESYILCESESGLVVVDQHAAHERVRYEALRKRHTEGRGLAQQLLVPYVVELGFREAVVAQELLPYLESLGLYVEPFGGNSFVIKAVPDLLSHGDIGRVFTDMVAEMAAVGLAGGLAEALDECLILMACHSAIRANQALKPEEIRHLFLELDACAHPSRCPHGRPIWIQWEKRFLEKSFGRMG, from the coding sequence ATGTCAAAAATTCGTGTGATGCCGGACATTCTTTCCAATAAAATCGCTGCAGGGGAAGTGGTGGAACGCCCGGCTTCCGTGGTCAAAGAGCTTGTGGAAAACAGCCTGGATGCGGGAAGCACGAGTATTGAGGTAGCCATAGAAAAGGGTGGACTGGCAGGTATCCGGGTTTCGGATAACGGTCATGGCATGGCCTCCGACGATGCCCTGCTGTCTTTGGAACGGTATGCCACAAGCAAGCTTACGACGGACGCGGATCTTTTTTCCATCCGTACCCTTGGTTTCCGGGGGGAAGCCCTCCCCAGTATGGCCTCCGTATCCCGTTTTGAGCTTGTCAGCAGGGAAAGGGGTGCGGTGTCCGGAGTACGTGTCCTTGTGGAGGGGGGACGGATTCTGGATGTGGCGGAGGCAGGAGCCGCGCCGGGAACGGTGGTTTCCGTAAAAAGACTTTTTTTTAACGTGCCGGCGCGCAGAAAATTTCTTAAAACGGAAAGTACGGAAATGGGGCACATTGCCGATACCCTTCTTTCCGTTTCCCTTGGCTTTCCGGATGTTCAGTTCAGGCTTCTGCATAATGGCAGGGTACTCAGGCATCTTCCCGGAGGAGGCTCCTTTATCAGGGCAGTGGATGTGCTGGGAAAGGAGGTCGAGTCCAGGCTTTTCCCCGTGGAGCAGGCAGGAGCCGGGATTCGGGTAAGGGGCTGGGTGGCATCCCCGGATATATCCCGTAGCAGTACCCAGCGGATTTATCTTTATGTGAATGGCCGGTATGTCCGGGACAGGTCTGTTTATAAGGCCCTTTTTGAAGGTTATAAAGGCCGTATGATGACGGGCCGTTATCCTGTGGCCGTTCTTTTTCTGGAAGTGGATCCGGCAAGGGTGGATGTGAATGTGCATCCCACCAAGCATGAGGTTCGTTTTTCCGATGGCCGATCGGTCTGGGCCGCTGTGCGGGACGGGGTGGCTTCCGCATTGAGCATGGAGGACAGGCGCAAATGGCAGACACCCTCCTTGCTTTCCCGCAGGGAAAGCCTTGAAGAGATGCGCAGTATTGTCGCTTCCCATGGGAATCCTTTTTTATTGCAGAAAGAAGAAGTTGCAGGAGAAGAGCCATCAGAGGAAAAGATTTCTCAGGCCGATGGAGGTTCCGTCTCCAGGGATGAGATCCGGATGATGTCTGTTCAGAAGGGGTCGGAACCGTCAATGAATGCTGCTCGGGTAGAGGAGAGGACCCATGACGGCGGAAAAGAAGGAAGGACTGACAGGGATTTACCCCTGCCGCCCGTTTCTTTCAGGGCAGAGAGGAAAAGCCGGCTGCTCTCCGGTTCTATGCAGCGGGAAAGTCTTTTTGATAAAAACGGATTTTACGCGGAACTGAAGGTCATTGGTCAACTGCATGAAAGCTATATTCTTTGTGAGTCTGAATCCGGCCTAGTGGTAGTGGATCAGCATGCCGCTCATGAGCGTGTGCGCTATGAAGCCCTGCGGAAGCGGCATACAGAAGGCCGTGGACTGGCTCAGCAGCTCCTTGTGCCCTATGTGGTGGAGCTGGGTTTCCGGGAAGCTGTCGTGGCGCAGGAGCTGCTGCCCTATCTGGAAAGCCTCGGGCTTTATGTGGAGCCCTTTGGGGGAAACAGTTTTGTGATTAAAGCTGTTCCCGATCTTCTCTCCCACGGAGATATCGGACGGGTGTTTACGGATATGGTGGCCGAAATGGCGGCTGTGGGTCTGGCCGGAGGGCTTGCGGAAGCACTGGATGAGTGTCTGATTCTCATGGCTTGCCACTCGGCTATCCGGGCCAATCAGGCGTTGAAGCCCGAAGAGATCCGTCATCTTTTTCTTGAGCTGGATGCCTGTGCTCATCCTTCCCGGTGTCCCCACGGCAGGCCCATCTGGATTCAATGGGAAAAACGTTTTCTGGAAAAAAGTTTTGGCAGAATGGGGTAA
- a CDS encoding EVE domain-containing protein: MAQNYWILKSEPSVFSIEDLASRPDQTEGWDGVRNYQARNYLKDGMNKGDAILYYHSSIKEPAIVGLCSVVREAYPDTSAWNPDSAYHDPKSIPEKPIWFQVDIQLKEIFTYPVYLRDLKKNPLFQDMILLKRGNRLSVLPASATHFHAILKMAGIKNKR, translated from the coding sequence ATGGCTCAGAACTATTGGATCCTGAAATCCGAACCTTCGGTTTTTTCCATTGAAGATCTGGCTTCCCGTCCTGACCAGACCGAGGGATGGGACGGCGTCCGTAATTATCAGGCCCGCAACTACCTCAAAGATGGCATGAACAAAGGGGACGCCATTCTCTATTATCACAGCAGTATCAAAGAACCTGCCATTGTAGGACTTTGCTCTGTTGTCCGTGAAGCCTATCCGGATACCAGTGCATGGAATCCGGACTCGGCTTATCACGACCCCAAAAGCATACCGGAAAAACCCATATGGTTCCAAGTGGATATTCAGCTAAAAGAGATCTTTACCTACCCAGTATATCTCAGAGACCTGAAAAAAAACCCCCTGTTTCAGGACATGATTCTCCTTAAAAGGGGAAACCGTCTTTCCGTATTACCGGCTTCAGCCACTCACTTCCATGCCATTCTGAAAATGGCCGGAATAAAAAATAAGCGCTGA
- the gatA gene encoding Asp-tRNA(Asn)/Glu-tRNA(Gln) amidotransferase subunit GatA — MSHTEGLYIHEARKHLDAGDFTAVELTRQTLDAISDKDPLINSYITVDEESAMEQARVADERIQRGEAVGLTGIPIGLKDLILTKGLRTTCASRMLENFIPPYSGTVAEKLMAEGAVITGKLNMDEFAMGSSSESSFFGPVKNPWNPGHVPGGSSGGSAAAVAAGLCLGSLGTDTGGSIRQPAAHCGVVGLKPSYGRVSRYGVVAFASSLDQVGPMARSVEDCAMLLQAIAGYDPRDSTSVNVPVPDYSASFARDLKGMTIGLPVEYHSAEGVKPEIRSAIQEAVKVLQTCGAKIVDIRLPHMPYAVAAYYVVASSEASTNLARFDGIRYGYRTPDAKDLLDLYEKSRSEGFGEEVKRRILIGTYALSSGYYDAYYNKALKVRALIAKDFTDAFACCDLIAAPVTPAPAFNIGEVSDDPLTMYLADIFTISANLAGIPGMSVPCGSTFHGLPMGLQLLGKPFDESTLFKAAYAYEKEAAWGRALADPRKARL; from the coding sequence ATGAGCCATACCGAGGGCCTGTATATACATGAAGCACGTAAGCATCTGGATGCCGGAGATTTCACTGCCGTTGAGCTGACTCGCCAGACTCTGGATGCCATTTCAGATAAAGATCCACTGATCAATAGTTATATTACGGTGGATGAAGAGTCAGCCATGGAGCAGGCCAGGGTAGCGGATGAAAGAATCCAGAGGGGTGAAGCGGTCGGCCTGACGGGTATTCCCATAGGGTTGAAGGACCTGATTCTCACAAAAGGGCTGCGAACCACCTGCGCCTCCCGTATGCTGGAAAATTTCATCCCTCCCTACAGCGGTACTGTTGCAGAAAAACTCATGGCTGAGGGTGCTGTAATTACGGGAAAACTGAATATGGATGAGTTTGCCATGGGGTCTTCCAGTGAGTCATCATTCTTCGGACCCGTAAAAAACCCATGGAACCCGGGTCATGTCCCCGGGGGATCATCGGGTGGCAGCGCGGCTGCCGTGGCGGCGGGCCTCTGCCTCGGCTCCCTTGGAACGGATACGGGAGGTTCCATTCGTCAACCGGCAGCCCATTGCGGTGTTGTGGGACTGAAGCCAAGTTATGGACGCGTTTCCCGGTATGGTGTGGTTGCCTTTGCCTCTTCGCTGGATCAGGTCGGGCCCATGGCACGAAGTGTGGAAGACTGTGCAATGCTGCTGCAGGCCATTGCCGGTTATGATCCCAGAGACAGTACTTCCGTCAATGTGCCGGTCCCGGATTACAGCGCTTCGTTTGCAAGGGATCTGAAGGGAATGACCATAGGGTTACCTGTGGAATACCACAGTGCGGAAGGAGTGAAGCCAGAAATCAGGTCAGCCATCCAGGAGGCGGTCAAGGTACTTCAGACCTGTGGTGCTAAAATCGTGGATATCCGGTTGCCTCACATGCCCTATGCTGTTGCGGCCTATTATGTGGTGGCTTCCAGTGAGGCCAGTACCAACCTTGCCCGTTTTGACGGTATTCGCTACGGATACAGAACACCTGATGCGAAAGATCTCCTTGATTTGTATGAAAAATCTCGGTCTGAAGGTTTTGGAGAAGAGGTGAAACGTCGTATTCTTATCGGTACCTATGCCCTGTCTTCAGGTTACTATGACGCCTACTACAATAAAGCACTGAAGGTAAGGGCTCTTATTGCAAAGGATTTTACGGATGCCTTTGCATGCTGTGATCTGATTGCAGCCCCCGTTACTCCGGCACCTGCCTTTAACATAGGAGAGGTTTCGGATGACCCGCTAACAATGTATCTAGCTGATATTTTTACTATATCAGCCAATCTTGCCGGTATCCCCGGAATGTCGGTGCCTTGTGGATCAACTTTCCATGGACTTCCCATGGGGCTGCAGCTCCTGGGTAAGCCTTTTGATGAGTCGACCCTTTTTAAGGCCGCCTACGCCTATGAAAAGGAGGCGGCCTGGGGCCGTGCACTTGCGGATCCCCGGAAGGCAAGGCTGTGA
- the argS gene encoding arginine--tRNA ligase, whose product MKEHLKSLVLKAAERAHGSGALVSEVFPEFEIEVPRAEAHGDFSANIAMVGAKTQKLPPRRIAEILLDHLEDSADILEKTEIAGPGFINFYLKPSAWLPVIRRVLDEGAVFGRVNEGGGRRVQVEFVSANPTGPLHVGHGRGAVVGDAMASILSACGYDVEKEYYINDSGRQILTLGTSVWLRLKEASGKGTAFPEDCYQGDYIKDLALEVKERYPELSALDDEKGIAACARFAADSILHGIKEDLEAFGVVHDKWFSEQSLYDEGIVDAVLKDLEATGIVYEKDGAKWFRTTDWQDEKDRVVVRNNGMTTYFASDIAYHKNKYERGFDRVIDVWGADHHGYIKRIKAAVAATGTDPDRFEVILVQLVALLRNGQPVAMSTRSGEFETLKAVVDEVGKDAARFFFLMRSYETSLDFDLELAKKKSNDNPVFYVQYVHARIASILRKAEEMGIQENLEKLDLLKEPEEIQLVRHLARFPETIALSGSRLEPHRVPFYMMELASAFHTYYNCHKVLGEDEILSSARLALIRSVQQVIRNGLVLLGISAPEEM is encoded by the coding sequence ATGAAAGAGCATTTAAAGAGCCTTGTGCTCAAGGCTGCGGAACGTGCCCATGGATCAGGTGCCCTTGTATCTGAAGTGTTTCCGGAGTTTGAGATCGAGGTCCCCAGAGCGGAAGCCCATGGGGATTTCTCAGCAAATATAGCAATGGTTGGGGCGAAGACCCAGAAACTGCCCCCCCGTAGGATTGCAGAAATTCTACTGGATCATCTGGAAGACAGCGCCGACATTCTGGAAAAAACAGAAATAGCAGGACCCGGGTTCATAAATTTTTACCTGAAACCTTCGGCCTGGTTGCCCGTTATCCGCAGGGTGCTTGATGAAGGAGCCGTTTTTGGCCGTGTGAATGAGGGCGGCGGACGGCGGGTTCAGGTGGAGTTTGTCAGTGCGAATCCAACGGGTCCTCTTCATGTGGGACATGGCCGGGGAGCTGTGGTGGGAGATGCCATGGCTAGTATTTTATCCGCCTGTGGCTATGATGTGGAAAAGGAATACTACATAAACGATTCCGGTCGTCAGATCCTTACCCTTGGTACCTCTGTGTGGCTGCGCCTGAAGGAAGCTTCCGGGAAAGGCACAGCCTTTCCCGAAGACTGTTATCAGGGTGATTATATAAAAGATCTGGCCCTTGAAGTGAAAGAGCGCTATCCGGAGCTGTCTGCTCTGGATGATGAAAAAGGGATTGCTGCCTGTGCCCGATTTGCCGCCGACAGCATCCTCCATGGAATTAAAGAAGATCTTGAAGCTTTCGGTGTTGTCCATGATAAGTGGTTCAGTGAGCAGAGTCTTTACGATGAGGGAATTGTGGATGCTGTACTGAAGGATCTGGAAGCTACCGGCATTGTGTATGAAAAAGACGGAGCCAAATGGTTCCGGACCACTGACTGGCAGGATGAGAAGGACAGGGTGGTTGTGCGCAACAATGGCATGACTACATATTTTGCATCTGACATCGCCTATCATAAGAATAAATATGAAAGGGGCTTTGACCGGGTTATTGACGTATGGGGGGCTGATCATCACGGTTATATCAAGCGGATCAAGGCGGCTGTAGCCGCAACGGGTACGGATCCGGATCGTTTTGAGGTCATTCTGGTACAGCTTGTTGCTCTGCTCCGCAATGGACAGCCTGTGGCCATGAGTACCCGGTCCGGTGAGTTCGAGACATTAAAAGCCGTTGTGGATGAGGTGGGCAAGGATGCAGCCCGTTTTTTCTTTCTGATGCGCAGTTATGAAACCTCCCTTGATTTTGACCTGGAGCTGGCCAAGAAAAAAAGTAATGATAACCCCGTGTTTTATGTCCAGTACGTGCATGCGCGCATCGCCAGCATCCTTCGTAAAGCCGAAGAGATGGGTATACAGGAAAATCTTGAGAAGCTGGATCTTCTCAAGGAGCCTGAAGAGATCCAGCTGGTACGCCACCTGGCCCGCTTCCCGGAAACCATCGCTCTGAGCGGCAGCAGGCTGGAACCCCACAGGGTCCCTTTTTATATGATGGAGCTGGCCTCTGCTTTCCACACCTATTACAACTGCCATAAAGTTCTGGGTGAGGATGAAATTCTGTCTTCGGCAAGGCTGGCTCTGATTAGGTCTGTACAGCAGGTTATTCGTAATGGGCTGGTTCTTTTGGGGATTTCTGCTCCAGAAGAAATGTGA
- the leuB gene encoding 3-isopropylmalate dehydrogenase produces MKKIAILAGDGIGPEVMHETIKVLDTVQKRFGFSLEYRHADVGGAAIDNHGEALPASTLETCQWADAVLFGSVGGPKWEHLPPAQQPERAALLPLRKHFGLYCNLRPAKIFPSLASASPLHPEIVKDGFDILCVRELTGDIYFGQPKGREGSGPEEKAYDTMVYTRYEIERIARMAFDFARKRKGRVASVDKANVLTTMVLWREVVTEISREYPDVALTHIYVDNAAMQLVKDPHQFDVLLCGNMFGDILSDECAMITGSMGLLASASLNEDKFGLYEPAGGSAPDIAGKGIANPIAQILSAAMMLRFSLNLGEAADAIENAVTQTLEDGICTADIGKDPSKIVTTADMGNAICARIC; encoded by the coding sequence TTGAAAAAAATTGCTATCCTTGCCGGAGACGGCATAGGACCCGAGGTGATGCACGAAACCATAAAAGTTCTGGACACTGTTCAGAAACGCTTTGGCTTCTCCCTGGAATACCGGCATGCCGATGTGGGAGGTGCCGCCATCGATAACCACGGCGAAGCCCTGCCCGCCTCCACCCTTGAAACCTGCCAATGGGCTGACGCCGTTCTTTTTGGTTCCGTTGGCGGACCCAAATGGGAACATCTGCCCCCAGCCCAGCAACCGGAAAGAGCAGCACTGCTACCCCTGCGCAAACATTTTGGTCTTTATTGTAACCTCAGGCCGGCCAAAATTTTTCCTTCCCTTGCTTCAGCCAGCCCACTTCACCCGGAGATTGTCAAAGACGGGTTTGATATTCTCTGCGTAAGGGAGCTGACCGGTGATATCTACTTTGGACAGCCCAAAGGAAGAGAAGGCTCTGGCCCTGAAGAAAAAGCCTATGACACTATGGTTTACACCCGCTATGAAATAGAGCGCATTGCCCGTATGGCCTTTGATTTTGCCCGTAAACGCAAAGGCCGTGTTGCCAGCGTGGATAAAGCCAACGTTCTCACCACCATGGTTCTCTGGCGTGAAGTCGTTACGGAAATCTCCAGAGAATATCCCGATGTGGCCCTCACCCACATTTATGTGGATAATGCTGCCATGCAGCTCGTAAAGGATCCTCACCAGTTTGACGTGCTGCTCTGTGGCAATATGTTCGGCGATATTCTTTCCGATGAGTGCGCCATGATCACCGGGTCCATGGGGCTTCTTGCTTCTGCCAGCCTGAACGAAGACAAATTCGGCCTTTATGAGCCTGCCGGCGGCTCCGCACCGGACATTGCGGGAAAAGGCATTGCCAACCCCATTGCCCAGATTCTTTCTGCTGCCATGATGCTCCGTTTCAGCCTGAATCTTGGCGAAGCCGCTGATGCCATTGAAAATGCCGTTACCCAAACCCTTGAAGACGGAATCTGCACCGCTGACATTGGAAAAGACCCTTCAAAAATCGTTACTACCGCCGACATGGGTAATGCCATCTGTGCCCGTATCTGCTGA
- a CDS encoding GrpB family protein: MPEGLSGRIEHFGRTAVAGFPAKPMVDILVEVVGLDETKQRKVPILEAQGVTVFGDRLGGMTHRRSAAGL; encoded by the coding sequence TTGCCCGAGGGCCTGTCTGGAAGAATCGAGCACTTTGGCCGTACTGCTGTCGCTGGGTTCCCGGCAAAACCCATGGTTGATATTCTGGTAGAAGTGGTGGGTCTTGATGAGACCAAACAGCGCAAGGTCCCTATTCTGGAGGCTCAGGGTGTAACTGTTTTTGGAGACCGTCTTGGGGGAATGACACACCGTCGTTCTGCTGCTGGTTTATGA